The nucleotide window GAACTCGAACCACCCTGCTGTGAGAATGGGCTGCTTCGCGCGAAAACTTCAGACGTCCTTCCAGGTCCTTATCGAACGGCACGCCGTAGGACAGCAGATCGTGAACCCGGTCACTGCCTTCACGGGTCATTTGCTCGACGATTTTCTCCTCGCAGATTCCACAACCGGCGACCAACGTATCGTCGCGATGCTCTTCAACAGAATCGGGTTCAGAGATTGCCGCGGCAATACCACCCTGTGCCCAGGCGGACGATGCACCTTGCCCGATAGGTGCATTGGTGATGACGGTCACCGGGCGCGGGCTGAGTTTCAGCGCACAAAACAAACCGGCAAGGCCGCCGCCGAGAATGACGACATCATCGACATCCTTGCCAATATAGGCAGGTGCAAAATCCTCAACCGAGACTTCCATGGGAACTTCCTGGAACAGAATGGGCTTGGCCCGAAAAGCTTCCGGATCGGCCGTCGCTTGTTACATCGACCGATCCTGAGCAGAACGCTTTATGCGGTTTAGACCGAAGCAGGTCAGATTTTCAAGTTGATCATCCGTTCAACCGCGGTTCGCGCTCTTTGAGCAATCGCCGGGTCCACAACGACTTCTTCCTTCATCTCCAGCAAAGATTCCAGGATCTTGTCCAAAGTGATCCGTTTCATGTGAGGGCACAAGTTGCACGGACGAATGAAATCCACCTCAGGCGTTTCACTGGCAACATTGTCAGCCATGGAACACTCGGTGATCATCATGACCTTTTCCGGTTGCCGGGTTTTCACCCAGTCGATCATGTGTGCCGTGGAACCTGCAAAATCAGCCTCGGCGACGACCTCCGGAGGGCATTCCGGGTGCGCAATGATCTTCACATTCGGTTCGATCTTGCGATAGTCACGCAGTTCCTCGGCGGTGAAGCGTTCATGGACTTCACAAGCGCCATCCCAGACGAGGACTTCCACATCGGTCTTGTTCCCGACATTGGCTGCCAGGTATTTGTCCGGAATCAGAAATACCTTGTCGACACCAAAACTCTCGACAACCTGAAGCGCGTTGGATGACGTGCAGCAGATGTCGCATTCAGCTTTCACGTCTGCGGACGTGTTCACGTAAGTGATGATGGGTACACCGGGATTGCGTTCCCGAAGTGCGCGCACATCTGCACCGGTGATGGATTCAGCAAGCGAACACCCGGCACGCATATCCGGGATCAGAACGGTTTTTTCCGGGCTGAGGATTTTGGAAGTCTCGGCCATGAAATGCACACCGCATTGAACGATCACATCCGCGTCCGTTCGCGTCGCCTCGATCGCCAGCTGCAGGCTGTCTCCCACAATGTCCGCAACCCCGTGAAAGATATCTGGTGTCATGTAGTTGTGTGCGAGAATAACAGCGTTGCGTTGCTTCTTGAGCTGGTTGATCGCATGAATAGTCGGCGCCAGTGCCGGCCACTCGATGGCCGGGATGATGTGCTTGACCTTTTCATAGATCGGCGCGGTCACCTTCGCGACCTCTGGCGTATAGCTCAGGTCAGGGCGCTCGATCTTGCCGTAACGCTCCAATGCTGTCGTTCCATTGGCGATCGGGGTTCCGACCGGTGCAGATGTCTGGGCGATGGTCATGGCGACCTCCCTAATGCGCGGGTCTTGCATCAGCATTTCTGCCCGCTTTGTATTATACTCTGACTGAGCATATATCGCGCAAAAGAAAACGGGCACGAAGACCCTGACCCTTTTGCTCTTTCAGAGTTTATATAGGCCTATTTTTCACTCAAATCCATCGTTTTTCCTTAAAAATTAGAACTTAGATTCATTTCCGTTAGATTTCAGGGCGTTAACGACAACTCTGACGTAGGGACAAGTAGCCAGCTAAACACCTGTCGGACCGAAGGTGTCCATTTCAGAACACATTCGGCTTGTTGATCAATTGATCAAAAATACGCGTTTTGCGATGACCGCCCCCTCACTTACCTTATCGTAAATTCACGATATGAGGTGTCCATGTCCGCCACGTCCAGCTTGCCCCGGCCGGGTCCCAATATTCCGCTGATCATTGCTTGCGGTTGCCTGATTGCCCTGCTCTCTTTCGGTCCGCGTTCGGCCATGGGTCTCTTTTTCCAGCCCATGACGGAAGCACGCGGCTGGAGCAGAGAAATTTTCGCCCTGGCCATTGCCATTCAAAACCTCATGTGGGGCATAGCTCAGCCGGTCGCGGGCATGATGTCGGATCGGTTTGGCACCTGGAAAACAATGACCTTCGGTGCACTGCTTTATGCCAGCGGCCTGCTGATGATGATAGATGCGCAAAGTGCCGTCGCTCTCCATGTATCAGCTGGTGTCCTGATCGGCCTCGGCATTGCGTTTTCGTCCTTCTCGCTTGTACTGGCCGCATTCGGCCGCGCCGTGTCGCCTGAGCAAAGGTCCCTGGCATTCGGGATCGGAACAGCTTCAGGCTCACTCGGACAGTTCCTGTTCGCACCGCTTGGCGGGGCGTTGATAGCGAATATCGGCTGGCAGCAGACACTGCTTGTCTTCGCAGGCCTGGTCGCGCTTGTCCCACTTTTGGCAATTGCCTTACGCGGCAAATCGGATCTTCCGAAAGAACAAAACCCGGCAAATGATCAGAAGCTGAGCGCCGCAGTGGCCGAGGCCTTCCGGACGCGTGGTTTCATCTTGCTGACAATCGGCTTCTTTGTCTGTGGTTTCCACGTTGCGTTCATAACC belongs to Roseibium porphyridii and includes:
- a CDS encoding MFS transporter, producing MSATSSLPRPGPNIPLIIACGCLIALLSFGPRSAMGLFFQPMTEARGWSREIFALAIAIQNLMWGIAQPVAGMMSDRFGTWKTMTFGALLYASGLLMMIDAQSAVALHVSAGVLIGLGIAFSSFSLVLAAFGRAVSPEQRSLAFGIGTASGSLGQFLFAPLGGALIANIGWQQTLLVFAGLVALVPLLAIALRGKSDLPKEQNPANDQKLSAAVAEAFRTRGFILLTIGFFVCGFHVAFITVHLPPYIADLGLDPAWGATAIALIGLCNIVGSLAAGYIGGRYSKPIFLSLIYIGRSIAIFVFIMLPITPFSVLVFAGVMGLLWLSTIPPTSGLVAVMFGPRYMATLFGFVFLSHQIGSFLGVWLGGKLYDETGSYDAIWWCGIVLGIFAAIIHWPIEEKPVQRLAQEAAE
- the nadA gene encoding quinolinate synthase NadA, producing the protein MTIAQTSAPVGTPIANGTTALERYGKIERPDLSYTPEVAKVTAPIYEKVKHIIPAIEWPALAPTIHAINQLKKQRNAVILAHNYMTPDIFHGVADIVGDSLQLAIEATRTDADVIVQCGVHFMAETSKILSPEKTVLIPDMRAGCSLAESITGADVRALRERNPGVPIITYVNTSADVKAECDICCTSSNALQVVESFGVDKVFLIPDKYLAANVGNKTDVEVLVWDGACEVHERFTAEELRDYRKIEPNVKIIAHPECPPEVVAEADFAGSTAHMIDWVKTRQPEKVMMITECSMADNVASETPEVDFIRPCNLCPHMKRITLDKILESLLEMKEEVVVDPAIAQRARTAVERMINLKI